Proteins from a genomic interval of Kitasatospora kifunensis:
- a CDS encoding exonuclease SbcCD subunit D yields the protein MRLLHTSDWHLGRSFHRESLHEAQRAFLDHLVAVVQAHGVDAVLVAGDVYDRALPGLDAVALFDEVLHELAELGVPTVFISGNHDSARRLGVGAGLIQRAGIHLRTDPDSCGTPVLLADQHGPVAVYGLPYLEPALVRERFGLARGGHATVLGAAMDQVRADLAARTAGTRAVVLAHAFVTGGAPSDSERDIAVGGVASVPASVFDGVHYAALGHLHGAQTLAPHLRYSGSPLAYSFSEARQRKTMWLVDLAADGEVSAERIDCPVPRPLACLRGRLDELLEDPELTAHEQSWVQVTLTDPGRPSEPMERLRRRFPHTLQLLFEPEEQPAEGPVSYAARVRGRGELEVAESFVRHVRPGIELARGERDWLRTGFETVRMDQHGRAELSG from the coding sequence ATGCGACTGCTGCATACCTCCGACTGGCATCTGGGCCGCTCCTTCCATCGGGAGAGCCTGCACGAGGCCCAACGCGCCTTCCTCGACCACCTGGTGGCCGTGGTCCAGGCGCACGGCGTCGATGCCGTGCTGGTCGCGGGCGACGTCTACGACCGGGCGCTGCCCGGCCTGGACGCGGTCGCCCTCTTCGACGAGGTGCTGCACGAGCTGGCCGAGCTCGGCGTACCCACCGTCTTCATCAGCGGCAACCACGACTCGGCCCGTCGGCTGGGCGTGGGCGCCGGCCTGATCCAGCGGGCCGGCATCCACCTGCGCACCGACCCCGACTCCTGCGGCACCCCCGTGCTGCTCGCCGACCAGCACGGCCCGGTGGCGGTCTACGGGCTGCCGTACCTGGAGCCGGCCCTGGTGCGGGAGCGGTTCGGGCTGGCCCGTGGTGGCCACGCCACCGTGCTCGGCGCGGCGATGGACCAGGTCAGGGCCGATCTGGCGGCCCGCACCGCGGGCACCAGGGCGGTGGTGCTCGCGCACGCCTTCGTCACCGGCGGCGCGCCCAGCGACAGCGAGCGGGACATCGCGGTGGGTGGCGTCGCCAGCGTGCCCGCGAGCGTCTTCGACGGTGTGCACTACGCGGCGCTCGGTCACCTGCACGGCGCCCAGACCCTCGCCCCGCACCTGCGCTACAGCGGCTCGCCGCTCGCCTACTCCTTCTCCGAGGCCCGCCAGCGCAAGACCATGTGGCTGGTCGATCTGGCCGCCGACGGCGAGGTTTCCGCCGAGCGGATCGACTGCCCGGTGCCGCGCCCGCTGGCCTGCCTGCGCGGTCGGCTCGACGAGTTGCTGGAGGACCCCGAGCTGACCGCGCACGAGCAGTCCTGGGTCCAGGTCACCCTCACCGACCCGGGCCGCCCCAGCGAGCCGATGGAGCGACTGCGCCGCCGCTTCCCGCACACCCTGCAACTGCTCTTCGAACCGGAGGAGCAGCCCGCCGAGGGGCCGGTCTCCTACGCCGCGCGGGTGCGCGGGCGCGGCGAACTGGAGGTGGCCGAGAGCTTCGTGCGACACGTCCGCCCGGGCATCGAGCTGGCCCGCGGCGAGCGTGACTGGCTGCGCACCGGCTTCGAGACGGTGCGGATGGATCAGCACGGCCGCGCGGAGCTGTCCGGATGA
- a CDS encoding NUDIX domain-containing protein produces the protein MQRIEYSAEIAELLGRIRRRPAAGWPWRPAEEVPPGLPVKQSWGWLFAPDGRVLTLVNPKDGIVSLPGGSLEPEDRGDPVAALAREAAEEAQAVIGPAHYLGYLYDRVGSANGGHECARVRMAAALRGVGPSAPDPASGRHYRRLLVAPGLVVELLGWGLPGLRQARAAVRTAAAQLGVPAAANEVIEELPVTGCEVFPLTR, from the coding sequence ATGCAGCGGATCGAGTACAGCGCGGAAATCGCCGAGCTGCTGGGCCGCATCCGGCGCCGTCCGGCGGCCGGGTGGCCCTGGCGGCCGGCCGAGGAGGTGCCCCCGGGGCTGCCGGTGAAGCAGTCCTGGGGCTGGCTGTTCGCGCCGGACGGGCGGGTGCTCACGCTGGTCAACCCCAAGGACGGGATCGTCAGCCTGCCCGGCGGCTCGCTGGAGCCCGAGGACCGCGGCGACCCGGTGGCGGCGCTGGCCCGGGAGGCGGCCGAGGAGGCGCAGGCGGTGATCGGCCCCGCGCACTACCTGGGCTACCTCTACGACCGGGTCGGCTCGGCCAACGGCGGCCACGAGTGCGCCCGGGTCAGGATGGCCGCCGCGCTGCGCGGGGTCGGTCCGAGCGCGCCCGATCCGGCCTCCGGGCGGCACTACCGGCGGCTGCTGGTGGCGCCGGGCCTGGTGGTGGAGCTGCTCGGCTGGGGCCTGCCCGGCCTGCGGCAGGCTCGGGCGGCGGTGCGCACGGCGGCGGCGCAGCTCGGGGTGCCGGCGGCGGCGAACGAAGTGATCGAGGAGCTGCCGGTGACGGGGTGCGAGGTCTTTCCGCTGACCCGGTGA
- a CDS encoding glyoxalase has translation MSGPSGHLIHHLELWVDDLLQAAEQWAPVLLALGCTPFQNWETGRSWRLGGSYLVIEQSPALRPGGHDRLRAGLNHLAVHGSRAAVGAALAAGWTLRVDTGETVHLVDGQGFELEVVCD, from the coding sequence ATGTCCGGGCCGAGCGGCCATCTCATCCACCATCTCGAACTCTGGGTCGACGACCTGCTGCAGGCCGCCGAGCAGTGGGCTCCGGTGCTGCTCGCGCTCGGCTGCACCCCGTTCCAGAACTGGGAGACCGGGCGCAGTTGGCGACTCGGCGGGAGCTATCTGGTGATCGAACAGTCGCCGGCGCTGCGCCCGGGCGGGCACGACCGGCTGCGCGCCGGGCTCAACCACCTTGCGGTCCATGGCTCGCGGGCGGCGGTGGGTGCCGCGCTGGCGGCCGGCTGGACGCTGCGGGTGGACACCGGCGAGACGGTGCACCTGGTGGACGGTCAGGGATTCGAGCTGGAAGTGGTCTGCGACTGA
- a CDS encoding SGNH/GDSL hydrolase family protein: protein MRPVRVVSGAVMALLLAVATLFLVTPANAASVNYVALGDSYAAGVGAGNYDSSSGNCSRSYGAYPELWASANSPSSFTSVACSGAKTGDVLNTQLSAVNSSTTLISLTIGGNDAGFSSTMETCVLDGTSACQSAVATDESYAQNTLPGLLNNLYAAIRGKAPSAEVVVLGYPHLYEVPGSCWFGISDTSRTAINGAADTLDGVIAKAAANAGFTFADVRDAFSGHEICSNDEWLHSTTLPIDESYHPTADGQSLGYLPVFSNAI, encoded by the coding sequence ATGCGTCCCGTCCGTGTTGTCTCCGGTGCCGTCATGGCGTTGCTGCTCGCCGTGGCCACACTCTTCCTGGTCACTCCGGCCAACGCCGCAAGCGTCAACTACGTCGCGCTGGGCGACTCCTACGCGGCCGGCGTGGGAGCCGGCAACTACGACAGCTCCAGCGGCAACTGCAGCCGCAGCTACGGCGCCTATCCCGAGCTGTGGGCCTCCGCCAACAGCCCGTCCAGCTTCACCTCCGTCGCCTGCTCCGGGGCGAAGACCGGTGACGTGCTCAACACCCAGCTCTCAGCGGTCAATTCCAGCACCACCCTGATCAGCCTCACCATAGGTGGCAACGACGCCGGATTCTCCAGCACCATGGAGACCTGTGTGCTGGACGGCACCAGTGCCTGCCAGAGCGCCGTGGCCACGGACGAGTCCTACGCCCAGAACACCCTGCCCGGCCTGCTGAACAACCTGTACGCGGCGATCAGAGGCAAGGCGCCCAGCGCCGAGGTCGTCGTGCTTGGCTACCCGCACCTCTACGAAGTGCCCGGCAGCTGCTGGTTCGGCATCAGTGACACCTCGCGGACCGCGATCAACGGAGCCGCCGACACGCTGGACGGCGTGATCGCCAAGGCGGCGGCCAACGCCGGCTTCACCTTTGCCGACGTGCGTGACGCCTTCAGTGGTCACGAGATCTGCAGCAACGACGAGTGGCTGCACAGCACCACCCTGCCCATCGATGAGAGCTACCACCCCACCGCCGACGGCCAGTCGCTCGGCTACCTGCCCGTCTTCTCCAACGCCATCTGA
- a CDS encoding chitinase, with amino-acid sequence MERAQLPPAATTAAAPASRHRRRRTTALTGLATLGLLAGTFATLASGGSALASSTAPAAAAGALSSNWYASAPYLMPEDNSAPDAGAVMDATGQKAFQLAFILDSGGCNPAWGGTSSIDTDTTIPAVIQEIRARGGDVSVSFGGYGGTKLGQDCGTPDATAAAYQKVITKYGLHAIDFDLEEPEYENTAAIHNEIGAAKILQANNPGLYVSITTAGTTAGTGWFGTQMLNEAKSQGFTPNNYSIMPFDGGFNGGASQVAALTAFNTILQNTFGWSAATAYAHEGVSMMNGRTDAAEYFSQADFQTVLNFATANGLARYTFWSVNRDRQCTPVVDPGLSGSCSGVSQNPWDFTKYTVQFAGATPPTTPPTTPPVTPPTTPPSSPISTPPSSPGTCTAPAWSASTTYVAGDKVSYNGHNYHAKWWTLNEVPTASGQYGVWSDDGPC; translated from the coding sequence CGCCGGCGCCGCACCACCGCCCTGACCGGCCTGGCCACCCTCGGCCTGCTGGCCGGCACCTTCGCCACCCTGGCGAGCGGCGGCTCGGCACTGGCCTCCAGCACCGCGCCCGCAGCCGCAGCCGGTGCGCTGAGCAGCAACTGGTACGCCTCGGCGCCCTACCTGATGCCCGAGGACAACAGCGCGCCGGACGCCGGCGCGGTGATGGACGCCACCGGCCAGAAGGCCTTCCAGCTGGCCTTCATCCTCGACTCCGGTGGCTGCAACCCCGCCTGGGGCGGCACCTCCTCGATCGACACCGACACCACGATCCCGGCCGTGATCCAGGAGATCCGTGCCAGGGGCGGCGACGTCTCGGTCTCCTTCGGCGGCTACGGCGGCACCAAGCTCGGCCAGGACTGCGGCACGCCGGACGCCACCGCGGCCGCGTACCAGAAGGTGATCACCAAGTACGGGCTGCACGCGATCGACTTCGACCTGGAGGAGCCGGAGTACGAGAACACCGCGGCGATCCACAACGAGATCGGCGCGGCGAAGATCCTGCAGGCGAACAACCCGGGCCTGTACGTCTCCATCACCACCGCCGGGACCACGGCCGGCACCGGCTGGTTCGGCACCCAGATGCTGAACGAGGCCAAGTCGCAGGGCTTCACGCCCAACAACTACTCGATCATGCCCTTCGACGGCGGCTTCAACGGCGGCGCCTCCCAGGTCGCCGCACTGACCGCGTTCAACACCATCCTGCAGAACACCTTCGGCTGGAGCGCGGCCACCGCCTACGCCCACGAGGGCGTCTCGATGATGAACGGGCGCACCGACGCCGCCGAGTACTTCAGCCAGGCCGACTTCCAGACGGTGTTGAACTTCGCGACCGCCAACGGGCTGGCCCGCTACACCTTCTGGTCGGTCAACCGGGACCGTCAGTGCACGCCGGTGGTCGACCCCGGCCTGTCGGGCTCCTGCTCGGGCGTGAGCCAGAACCCCTGGGACTTCACCAAGTACACCGTGCAGTTCGCCGGCGCGACCCCGCCCACCACGCCGCCCACGACGCCGCCGGTCACCCCGCCCACCACGCCGCCGTCGAGCCCGATCAGCACGCCGCCGAGCAGCCCGGGCACCTGCACCGCCCCGGCCTGGAGCGCGAGCACCACGTACGTGGCCGGCGACAAGGTCTCCTACAACGGGCACAACTACCACGCCAAGTGGTGGACGCTGAACGAGGTGCCGACCGCCAGCGGACAGTACGGCGTCTGGTCCGACGACGGCCCCTGCTGA